A genomic window from Plasmodium reichenowi strain SY57 chromosome 6, whole genome shotgun sequence includes:
- a CDS encoding hypothetical protein (conserved Plasmodium protein, unknown function) yields the protein MNKTNEVDDWTEWLDDDDEKREDEFHIDSTKDEAIKKKILQNNLDDIADFLDIGDNKKKKVEETENKVKPKVTEKIITLESTPLNSIKDCETLGEILAGRIRKCKAKSVALERFISIIITASESKLEDKDLLTVSRKLQEMVTQREKKKRYAQINKKKPNEVKNSIKNYEDEVDMIYGDLSYDEDDYEEEVVDEYLENF from the exons ATGA aTAAAACTAATGAGGTAGATGATTGGACAGAATGGCTAGATGACgatgatgaaaaaagaGAAGACGAATTTCATATAGATTCAACAAAAGATGAAGccattaaaaaaaaaattttacaaaataatttagATGATATAGCAGACTTTTTAGATATAggtgataataaaaagaaaaaagtaGAAGAAACTGAGAACAAAGTAAAACCTAAAGTAACcgaaaaaattataactCTAGAAAGTACCCCATTAAATAGTATAAAAGATTGTGAAACCTTAGGTGAAATATTAGCAGGAAGAATACGAAAATGTAAAGCCAAGAGTGTAGCATTAGAAAGATTCATATCAATAATTATTACAGCAAGTGAAAGTAAATTAGAAGATAAAGATCTACTAACCGTTAGTAGAAAATTACAAGAAATGGTTACACAAagagagaaaaaaaaaagatatgcacaaattaataaaaagaaacCAAACGAAGTTAAAAATtcaattaaaaattatgaagaTGAAGTGGATATGATATATGGTGACTTATCCtatgatgaagatgattATGAAGAAGAGGTTGTGGATGAATACCTTGAAAATTTTTAA
- a CDS encoding histone H2A: MSAKGKTGRKKASKGTSNSAKAGLQFPVGRIGRYLKKGKYAKRVGAGAPVYLAAVLEYLCAEILELAGNAARDNKKSRITPRHIQLAVRNDEELNKFLAGVTFASGGVLPNIHNVLLPKKSQLKAGTANQDY; encoded by the coding sequence atgtcAGCAAAAGGAAAAACTGGTAGAAAAAAAGCCTCAAAGGGAACTTCAAATTCTGCTAAAGCAGGACTTCAATTCCCAGTAGGAAGAATTGGAAGATATcttaaaaaaggaaaatacGCAAAAAGAGTAGGAGCAGGAGCACCTGTATACTTAGCAGCAGTTTTGGAATATTTATGTGCAGAAATTTTAGAATTAGCAGGAAATGCAGCAAgagataataaaaaatcaaGAATTACCCCAAGGCACATACAATTAGCTGTTAGAAATGACGAAGAATTAAACAAATTCTTAGCAGGTGTCACCTTCGCTTCAGGAGGAGTATTACCAAATATTCACAATGTTTTATTACCAAAAAAATCACAACTTAAAGCTGGTACTGCCAATCAAGATTATTAA
- a CDS encoding putative membrane protein (conserved Plasmodium membrane protein, unknown function), with protein MDEYILLIFFIAYLLISGIIGTRLIIIYSHKEENNRLVYIIIKCFIIIGYILSWTIILLVPIDVYYNTYKDIEKYIDIFKLFRICYWFSILYIFMLTPVMFIIYSESDRKIYTLNKHHTKIKKQNKGKNNNPQNNGNIINDGNIMNHDNITNDDNITNNNNYYYYYNKMTYKIIYKKIIPITLSFLLSSICFLYFTFLYLRKLNLNLNAQECALWYNYIKDIYKKNFLIYNIRKIEHCENIKNTNIKIIINLKFNDYIIIIISFIGFLFFIFYGGIGLISLPFNLINSYIYRKKKIKKDDLKKQLDIINRKSKMLLNITEALQKEKNQLLKMNYFRSFFKYMKYNREKNFLNYTVHNLEKEYDILLEHFTKNNSILFPYVSLFLGIIFLIINTVILIHLLVNLIIDVLKYNDDIINSLTFLDSLLVYLVQIKLSVLSTIIYTFIMSYLLVCSLSGFIQFCSKLSLGFIFVLEKRSTYLNSLLLNICLFFFISLGISLFSTKIFYTYSSFTYATFLFDLTLKKIRFVGPLYSNNTFLYILLLINFITLVLYLLPKKWDISFLSVPEKFSKITEQEIIEDNINDKNVCINFDRKSIRDMKLFK; from the exons ATGGAcgaatatattttattaattttctttattgCATATTTACTCATATCAGGAATTATCGGTACACgtttaataataatatatagccacaaagaagaaaataatcggttggtttatattataattaaatgttttattataattggttatatattatcttggacaataatattattagtaCCTATAGACgtttattataatacatataaagatatagaaaaataCATAGATATATTCAAATTATTTAGAATATGTTACTGGTTTAgtatattatacatttttatgttaACACCTGTTatgttcataatatattcagAATCAGACagaaaaatttatacattGAATAAACATCATACCAAAATAAAAAAGCAAAATAAAGGAAAGAATAATAACCCCCAAAATAACggtaatattattaatgatggtaatattatgaatcacgataatattactaatgatgataatattaccaataataataattattattattattataacaagATGACATACAAAatcatttataaaaaaattataccTATAACACTTTCCTTTCTTTTATCATCTATTTGTTTTCTCTATTTCACTTTCTTATATCTCagaaaattaaatttaaacTTAAATGCTCAAGAGTGTGCATTATGGTATAATTACATTAAagatatatacaaaaaaaacttcctcatatataatataagaaaaatagaacattgtgaaaatataaaaaacacaaatattaaaataatcatTAATCTAAAGTTCaatgattatattattataattatctcATTTATTGgatttcttttttttatattctatGGTGGTATCGGGTTAATATCATTACCTTTcaatttaattaattcttatatatatagaaaaaaaaaaattaaaaaagatgaCTTAAAAAAACAACTAGACATAATAAACAGAAAAAGTAAAAtgttattaaatattacaGAGGCAttacaaaaagaaaaaaatcaattattaaaaatgaattatttccgatcattttttaaatatatgaaatataatagagaaaaaaattttcttaATTATACAGTGCATAATTTAGAGAAAGAGTATGATATTTTACTAGAACATTTTACCAAAAATAACAGTATCTTATTTCCATATGTATCACTTTTCTTAggaataatatttttaatcaTAAATACAGTAATattaattcatttattgGTAAACCTTATAATTGatgtattaaaatataatgatgacATTATAAATAGCCTCACATTTTTAGATTCACTTTTGGTG tATCTTGTACAAATTAAACTTTCTGTCCTTTCAACAATAATTTATACTTTCATTATGTCTTATTTACTTGTTTGTTCATTGTCAGGATTTATTCAATTTTGCTcaaaa TTAAGCCTAGGATTCATATTTGTATTAGAGAAAAGGAGCACATATCTTAATTCTCTTCTTTTGAATATatgtcttttttttttcatttctttaGGAATATCATTATTCTCAACC AAAATATTCTATACCTATTCGAGTTTTACATATGCTacctttttatttgatCTGACTTTGAAAAAGATAAGATTTGTTGg ACCATTATACTcaaataatacatttttgtatattcttttactaattaattttataacGCTGGTTCTATATCTCCTACCTAAGAAATGGGACATATCTTTTCTTTCTGTCCCAGAAAAATTTTCCAAAATAACAGAACAAGAGATAATAGAAgacaatataaatgataaaaatgtgTGCATAAATTTTGATAGGAAAAGTATAAGAGACatgaaattatttaaataa
- a CDS encoding hypothetical protein (conserved Plasmodium protein, unknown function) — MDSSYRKLRTVELQKRKVTQSKNAPNSIERKLGNIYAPKDFDEDSTIVVCNFPQKTTISECKNFMQWIGPVIKVEKIPSFMQENNYLVVFCNPYFAKAALEIPLFYENKTKLFTRAVEKRETLWQNINDMITTNMNFFS; from the exons atgGATTCGTCTTATAGAAAATTAAGGACTGTTGAATTGCAGAAAAGAAAAGTAACTCAATCAAAAAATGCACCAAATTCGATAGAAAGGAAATTAGGGAATATTTATGCG cCAAAAGATTTTGATGAAGATTCAACCATAGTTGTTTGTAATTTCCCACAAAAAACTACCATAAGTGAATGTAAAAATTTTATGCAATGGATAGGACCTGTTATAAAAGTTGAGAAAATCCCTTCATTTATGcaagaaaataattatctTGTTGTTTTTTGTAACCCTTATTTTGCAAAG gCTGCTCTAGAAATTCCActattttatgaaaataaaaccAAACTATTCACTCGAGCAGTCGAAAAAAGAGAAACCTTATGGCAAAACATTAACGATATGATTACTACtaatatgaatttttttagttaa
- a CDS encoding putative membrane protein (conserved Plasmodium membrane protein, unknown function) encodes MSYPQQNVSVDYTDMENEGNGNIKLEDNDYFNYSGKDKKAQDESNTSDKYITPVEKDNADITNTKGQDNLENNNQVNNNYDTGGMMEYKSNNENPKMLSNSLKKEQGGLCENGNNIEIVGEENIESDISSKDTNQMKIQNYNDDKENEDTINDVNNYNNEVYKLINKDNIQENEKIMVVEDEEEDMTHDINNEYDEEHSNNIWKRKAKRKSYNNNNNNNNNYYTYKHHNNDYYNNNNNNNYNNHKNVNNIYGEKNYQMEHNKNSIELHKIKNKELDKGKKNKGKNNNTNNKSKNKFFFLFRKKGSIASSSHDKENEYIMKSNKNKNKNFINKDDQFVKKDDNQNLDISYNNNNVIDNNNNNNNNTNLDREKVMNLINKYNNIKKKNSEQNTIYNNSSITNTIKTSEYDIEKNDLNIQNDENICSRENRIYSMKTDDNIIFEFQKEHMNDINYTKNISQITIKTNDDEKKKTCYPDKNEKKTYSFEKIKSFVSNNTYLKDKKSLILEKKSQISKELNFFCSNYNILLCFLLYVICFGFVISSLCYDSWKMHEITLKSLNKEKSVEIHIGATNIRRIQKVSENNGDVILSIDKEQTIGSLIENNICTPIKKDTLENFLKELAHQEKLISDKKKTDIHRELTDDALMVTLKNPGDVGLLTDEKIILARKYIFGPTIYNLECKFLEKLKKAGSFHLILLYAILVFLFISISLLLHILLKYKTVKKVQQIKYASFVLVNLALITLISSIFSINREYNIPLCVQNDGSSDICMDGKSTYLIRSSIILLIFSNLFFCKFINFVHHKSHTIEGSIV; translated from the coding sequence ATGAGTTACCCACAACAAAACGTTTCAGTAGATTACACAGATATGGAGAATGAAGGAAATGGAAACATAAAATTAGAAGACAatgattattttaattattcaGGGAAAGATAAAAAAGCACAAGATGAAAGTAATACGTcagataaatatataacacCTGTAGAGAAAGATAATGCAGATATAACTAATACAAAAGGTCAAGAtaatttagaaaataataaccaagtgaataataattatgatacTGGAGGAATGATGGaatataaaagtaataatgaaaatCCTAAAATGTTATCaaattctttaaaaaaagaacaagGAGGGTTATGTGAAAATGGAAATAACATTGAAATAGTTGGagaagaaaatatagaaTCTGATATATCATCAAAAGACACAAATCAAATGAAGAttcaaaattataatgatgataaagaaaatgaagataCCATTAATGatgtaaataattataataatgaagtATATAAACTTATAAACAAAGATAACATAcaagaaaatgaaaaaataatggttgttgaagatgaagaagaagataTGACAcatgatataaataatgaatatgatgaagaacattctaataatatatggAAAAGAAAAGCTAAACGTAAAAgttataacaataataataataacaataataattattatacttacaaacatcataataatgattactataataataataataataataattataataatcataagaatgttaataatatttatggTGAAAAGAATTATCAAATggaacataataaaaatagcATAGAGTTAcacaaaattaaaaataaagaattagataaaggaaagaaaaacaaaggaaaaaataataatacgaataataaaagcaaaaacaaatttttctttttattcaGAAAGAAAGGATCTATAGCTTCTAGTTCTCatgataaagaaaatgaataCATTATgaaatcaaataaaaataaaaataaaaatttcatTAATAAAGATGATCAATTTGTAAAAAAGGATGATAACCAAAATTTAgatatttcttataataataataatgttatagacaataataataataataataataataccaATTTGGATAGAGAAAAAGTTATgaatttaattaataaatataataatattaagaaaaaaaattcagAACAAAATActatttataataattcatcTATCACAAATACTATAAAAACAAGTGAATAtgatatagaaaaaaatgatctcaatatacaaaatgatgaaaatatcTGTTCTAGAGAAAATCGTATATATTCAATGAAAAcagatgataatataattttcgAATTCCAAAAAGAACATATGAATGATATTAACTATACCAAAAATATCAGTCAAATTACAATAAAAACcaatgatgatgaaaagaaaaaaacatgTTATCCAGATAAAAACGAAAAGAAAACATATAGTTTTGAAAAAATCAAATCTTTTGTATctaataatacatatttaaaagataagAAAAGTTTaattttagaaaaaaaatcacAAATTTCTAAAGAATTAAATTTCTTCTGTTCtaattataatatcttATTATGTTTCCTATTATATGTTATCTGCTTCGGATTTGTTATATCCTCCTTGTGTTATGATTCATGGAAAATGCATGAAATTACCTTAAAatcattaaataaagaaaaatcaGTTGAAATACATATAGGTGCAACCAATATTAGAAGAATCCAAAAAGTATCAGAAAACAACGGAGATGTTATTCTTTCTATTGACAAAGAACAAACTATAGGATCATTGATCGAAAATAACATTTGTACACcaataaaaaaagacaCATTAGAAAACTTCTTAAAAGAATTAGCACATcaagaaaaattaatatcagataaaaaaaaaacagaTATTCATAGGGAATTAACAGACGATGCCTTAATGGTTACTCTGAAAAATCCAGGAGATGTTGGTTTATTAACagatgaaaaaattatattagctcgtaaatatatatttggaccaaccatatataatttagAATGCAAATTCTTAgaaaaattgaaaaaagCTGGTAGCTTTCAtctaattcttttatatgCTATATTAgtattcttatttatatcaatctccttattattacatatacTTCTTAAGTATAAAACAGTCAAAAAAGTACaacaaattaaatatgCTTCTTTTGTTCTAGTGAATTTAGCATTAATTACATTAATTTCTTcaattttttctataaatagagaatataatataccTCTTTGTGTACAAAATGATGGAAGCTCAGATATATGTATGGATGGAAAATCGACATACTTAATCCGTTCTTCTATCATCTTACTTATATTCTccaatttatttttctgcaaatttataaattttgtGCATCACAAAAGCCACACCATAGAAGGTTCCATTGTATAA
- a CDS encoding 60S ribosomal protein L27a, putative produces MATRFKKNRKKRGHVSAGHGRVGKHRKHPGGRGKAGGLHHMRINFDKYHPGYFGKVGMRHLNLLKNRTFCPTINVDKLWGLLPEEKKKEFSENKDIAPVIDVTRKGYFKVLGNGKLKHNQPIVVKARYFSSVAEKKIKAVGGQCILVA; encoded by the exons atggCAACAAGATTTAAGAAGAACAGGAAAAAGAGAGGTCATGTTTCAGCTGGTCATGGTCGTGTGGGTAAACACAGAAAACATCCCGGTGGAAGAGGAAAAGCTGGAGGTTTACATCACATGAGAATTAATTTTGATAAATATCATCCAGGTTATTTTGGAAAg GTCGGTATGAGacatttaaatttattaaaaaatagaaCCTTCTGCCCAACCATCAATGTAGATAAATTATGGGGACTTTTACCagaagaaaagaaaaaagaattttctgaaaataaagatattgCCCCTGTTATTGATGTAACAAGAAAAGGATATTTTAAAGTTTTAGGAAATGGTAAATTAAAACATAATCAACCAATTGTAGTAAAAGCAAGATACTTTTCATCCGTTgctgaaaaaaaaattaaagcCGTTGGAGGTCAATGTATATTAGTTGcttaa
- a CDS encoding rhomboid protease ROM10 yields the protein MSFRTRASNNFNNDYSHDSNLLINKYTTSFNNTFKRDIKFIQILFPSFDLYSITFFFSLLLIFLFVVIDIIFFNFSSPLFINEDVLKKIGINRFAVSNNYQYYKLVTATFLHSNIWNVLINTYYLMNIGTIIEKNYGKAEYIIIMILSVACGNLLTCATSKCLDVQMGISPILSGFIGLFLQDIIVHYYELIDKLSIFGNFIFSFLSLYLMISIFSYNGNVLGNVGGVLAGVSYPYIFKSDNFHGNDKKLKIIFAIFITLLLSGSLASLIVFKC from the exons atgagTTTTAGGACGAGAGCtagtaataattttaataatgattattCCCATGATTCGAATTTATTAATCAATAAATACACCACAAGTTTCAATAACACATTCAAGAGAGATATCAAATTTATACAAATCTTATTTCCTTCTTTTGATCTATATTCAATtacttttttcttttctttgctgttaatatttctatttgttgttatagatataatcttttttaattttagTAGTCCCCTATTCATAAATGA agaTGTTCTGAAAAAAATTGGTATAAATCGATTTGCTGTTTCAAATAATTAccaatattataaattagTAACTGCCACCTTTCTTCATTCAAATATATGGAATGTCCTA ATTAACACgtattatttaatgaatataGGAACAATAATTgaaaaaaa tTATGGAAAAGcagaatatataattattatgatattgAGTGTAGCTTGTGGAAATTTACTAACATGTGCTACTTCGAAATGTTTAGAT gtaCAAATGGGTATTAGTCCCATATTGTCGGGTTTTATTggattatttttacaagATATTATTGTTCACTATTATGAGCTTATTGATAAATTAAGCATATTTGGAAATTTcat attttcttttctttcattatatttaatgatTTCTATATTTTCCTACAATG GAAATGTACTTGGTAATGTTGGAGGTGTACTAGCAGGTGTTAGTTACccttatatttttaaaagcGATAATTTTCATGG GAACGATAAGAAgttaaaaattatatttgccatttttattactttaTTGCTAAGCGGGTCCTTAGCTAGCTTAATAGTTTTCAAATGTTAA
- a CDS encoding malate dehydrogenase codes for MTKIALIGSGQIGAIVGELCLMENLGDLVLYDVVPGIPQGKALDLKHFSTILGVNRNIIGTNQIEDIKDADIIVITAGVQRKEGMTREDLIGVNGKIMKSVAESVKLHCSKAFVICVSNPLDIMVNVFHKFSNLPHEKICGMAGILDTSRYCSLIADKLKVSAEDVNAVILGGHGDLMVPLQRYTSVNGVPLSEFVKKNMISQNEIQEIIQKTRNMGAEIIKLAKASAAFAPAAAITKMIKSYLYNENNLFTCAVYLNGHYNCSNLFVGSTAKINNKGAYPVEFPLTKEEQDLYMESIANVQSNTQKAFDLIK; via the coding sequence ATGACTAAAATTGCCTTAATAGGTAGTGGTCAAATCGGAGCAATTGTTGGAGAATTGTGCTTGATGGAAAATCTTGGAGACCTTGTTTTATATGATGTAGTCCCAGGTATACCACAAGGAAAGGCTTTAGatttaaaacattttagTACCATATTAGGAGTAAATAGAAACATTATTGGTACTAATCAGATCGAAGATATTAAGGATGCAGATATAATAGTGATTACAGCAGGTGTACAAAGAAAAGAAGGAATGACTAGAGAAGATTTGATAGGGGTCAATGggaaaataatgaaaagtGTAGCTGAATCAGTTAAATTACACTGTTCCAAAGCTTTTGTTATTTGTGTTAGTAACCCACTTGATATTATGGTAAATGTTTTTCATAAGTTTAGTAATTTACCTCATGAAAAAATTTGTGGTATGGCAGGTATATTAGATACTTCTAGATATTGTTCATTAATTGCAGATAAATTAAAAGTATCAGCTGAAGACGTTAATGCTGTTATTTTAGGAGGGCATGGGGACTTAATGGTACCCTTACAAAGATATACATCTGTAAACGGTGTTCCTTTATCTGAATTTGTcaagaaaaatatgattagccaaaatgaaatacaagaaataattcaaaaaaCTAGAAATATGGGTGCTGAAATTATTAAACTAGCTAAAGCATCTGCAGCATTTGCCCCCGCTGCTGCTATTACAAAAATGATTAAAtcatatttgtataatgaaaataatttatttacatGTGCTGTTTATTTAAATGGACATTATAACTGCTCTAATTTATTTGTTGGATCTACTGctaaaattaataataaggGGGCATATCCAGTTGAATTCCCTTTAACAAAGGAGGAGCAAGATCTTTACATGGAATCGATAGCCAACGTTCAAAGCAACACACAAAAGGCTTTCGActtaattaaataa
- a CDS encoding hypothetical protein (conserved Plasmodium protein, unknown function): MVLKNKPIKYFKKYAFKNKSFFSHFNRKEYNRICTELHTCIRRTNDNLNNTILYNRFSRVSYRLYQTNKCEQNMNEILQKANDILKETNFYAYIKQEDVDVENNLKLKKKIDNDVEVFKLLNLLNKILMVIKENDDLKLKVWNNPIFIDFLSYIKLKIPLFNFYEMFLFVLCFSKIEFMPHDLLEEIMLVIKEENYLLHFLKEDKTKFFQFLLMLSNIKNLRGKYNKEENKLNKNHRNINHVNEKLSHYSTFINNYINVILKGLIKKEDEKGLDVEETKKYMNQKIYSNDENIHDIKNYNFLSEDENELTTKLSRTYELDCYMLLCTALYNLNVKNGFLLYHISNKIIDIIENRNNEMIKEENMYTENIENINDHKIKQYIETNEITLEKIEIAKKLINIYLSYSSLGCDNYHFFDKMNSFLYNTVEAIPISNCLTLLLSISTLKEKSTFNFPLCFLSILEKKFINNFYVLDTRDLLLLIYLFTYLKLYVSHHEAYVCMLDYLVNFHNFDNLSSEEDQVKLLQIYISLAQTSQNDILEKKKKKKKICIGENEYNKNVHKNEKESRYEKQCEDKNEDEEKLDYYDDRENNNINKLIVQKLKTNGVMDKLFKNIKIENETNIPEKNEEINEYIDDLYSLLTNEFDNKICKIINIKKNEIYLNYYLNHVYVLLQKIDNPNHEKEVVIHFDTNHVDYVSNPIDIYINMKKQHINNFNRKYILINMYIWKNFTIEERKSFIYDNIIM, translated from the coding sequence ATGGTTCTAAAGAATAAACcaattaaatattttaaaaaatatgctTTTAAGAATAAGTCTTTTTTCAGTCATTTTAACAGAAAAGAATATAACAGAATTTGCACAGAACTTCATACATGTATTAGAAGAACaaatgataatttaaataataccatattatataatcgCTTCTCAAGAGTAAGTTACAGATTATATCAAACAAATAAGTGTGAAcaaaatatgaatgaaatattacaaaaggcgaatgatatattaaaagaaacAAATTTTTATGCATACATAAAACAGGAAGATGTAGAtgtagaaaataatttaaaattgaaaaagaaaatagATAATGATGTAGAAGtgtttaaattattaaaccttttgaataaaattttaatggtaataaaagaaaatgatgatTTAAAGTTAAAGGTATGGAATAATCCTATATTTATTgattttttatcatatataaagtTAAAAATTCCTTTATTcaatttttatgaaatgtttttatttgtattatgTTTCTCTAAAATTGAATTTATGCCCCATGATTTATTAGAAGAAATCATGTTAGTGATAAAAGAGGAAAATTATTtacttcattttttaaaagaagaTAAAACTAAATTTTTTCAATTCTTATTAATGTTATctaacataaaaaatttaagaGGAAAgtataataaagaagaaaataagTTGAATAAGAATCATAGAAATATTAATCATGTTAATGAAAAATTGTCGCATTATTCCacttttataaataattacatCAATGTCATTTTGAAAGGCTTAATCAAAAAGGAAGATGAAAAAGGCCTAGACGTAGAAGagacaaaaaaatatatgaaccaaaaaatttatagtaatgatgaaaatatacatgatataaaaaattacaattttttaaGTGAAGACGAAAATGAATTAACAACTAAGTTATCTCGCACATATGAATTAGATTGTTATATGTTATTGTGTACGgctttatataatttaaatgtaaaaaatggatttttattatatcatataagtaataaaataattgatataatagaaaatagaaataatgaaatgataaaagaggaaaatatgtatacagaaaatatagaaaatataaatgatcacaaaataaaacaatatattgAAACAAATGAAATAACACTAGAGAAAATAGAAATTGctaaaaaattaattaatatatatttatcatattctTCATTAGGATGTGATAATTATCATTTCTTTGATAAAAtgaattcttttttatacaaTACAGTTGAAGCAATTCCAATATCAAATTGTTTAACTTTACTTTTGTCTATATCCACTTTGAAGGAAAAATCAACTTTTAATTTCCCTTTATGctttttatctatattagaaaaaaaattcataaataatttttacGTCCTTGATACAAGAgatttgttattattaatttatttatttacatatttaaaattatacgTTTCGCATCATGAGGcatatgtatgtatgttGGATTATTTGGTAAATTTCCataattttgataattTATCTAGCGAAGAAGATCAGGTTAAATTATTgcaaatttatatttcgCTAGCTCAAACTAGCCAAAATGAtattttagaaaaaaaaaaaaaaaaaaaaaaaatttgtattggagaaaatgaatataacaaaaatgtacataaaaatgaaaaagaaagtAGATATGAAAAACAATGTGAGGATAAAAATGAGgatgaagaaaaattagattattatgatgaccgtgaaaataataatattaataaattaattgtgcaaaaattaaaaacgAATGGTGTTATGGATAAActtttcaaaaatattaaaatagaaaatgaaacaaatattcctgaaaaaaatgaggaaattaatgaatatatagATGATCTATATTCCTTATTAACAAATGAatttgataataaaatctgtaaaatcataaatatcaagaaaaatgaaatatatcTGAATTATTACTTAAATCACGTATATGTGCTATTACAAAAAATCGATAATCCAAATCATGAAAAAGAAGTAGTTATACATTTTGATACCAACCATGTTGATTATGTGTCTAACCctatagatatatatatcaatatgAAAAAACAGCATAtcaataattttaatagaaaatatattttaattaacatgtatatatggAAGAATTTCACAATTGAAGAAAGGAAAAGCTTTATATATGACAACATAATAATGTGa